DNA sequence from the Papio anubis isolate 15944 chromosome 7, Panubis1.0, whole genome shotgun sequence genome:
GAACAAGAGGGCCCATGGCTTTTACATCCAGTCTTTCTGCTTCAGCAACAATTTCTTTGTCAGATGAATCAATAAtaccctcttctttctttttctgcaaataaaaggaaaacaattcagTGAAATGGAGGCACACTTTGCCAGGCTCAACATAGCAGTCAGTCCCTGCTCTGATGGACATATTTTTCCTAATTGGGCAGTTGCAAAAATATAGTGCCTAGAACCACGTGCAAaagatatttaatgaatgaacaagAGTTAAAAAGAGTTGTGCATTAGAGTAATCCTAATCACACTGCTTAAAGTATCATATATCTAAAGGCACAAGGCTGGGCTGAGGCCGATTTACAGACCAAGCAAATGTTTTACCTTAACAAAATCAAACAGGATATTGACCCGCTCCTCAATTGTTCTTTCCAAATCATCACTGAGTGTCAGAACTTTCGCATGGTCACTGATTTCATCCATTCGACGCCTTTGAGCTTCCTCAGTTGTATCTTCTCCCCAGTCAtcatcctcctcttcttcctgtttACGAAAACAGAGCTACTTGATCAAaagtcttaaaaacaacaacaaaaaggttcAGATTTTGTCAAGCTAATGGCATCAAGTCCATCTCCCACCAAAATTGGGTTCACCTTAATTCAAACCACCACTACTACTTGGAATCCAAAGCATTACTGTATTACACACTGAAGGCTAGTTTCCACACTTCCACCCACCTCAACCAACTGCCATACACTTCACACAACTTTAGTGCCCCCTAGGCCATCAACCCTGCACTTACCACTGTATGTGGAGGAGGACTGATTtcatttggtggtggtggtggtggtggtgtctCACTGCTGGATACGGAGCCATTTTCCTTGTCTTTgccctttctatttttcttttccttttctttctttcctgtacCACTGTCACTATTCTCTATAGagtaaaagggaaataaaaatttaacccCATAACTTACGTTACCTCACTGCCCATCATTAACATCTAAAACCCTGCCCTTAACTTTCCTATGGATCCCCTCAGAAAAACCACACAGCGCACGCAATGCTAAGAGGCATCACAGATCAAATTCATCATGCATTTCTTAGATAAGAATGTCTAAGAATGGAGTGACACAAAATATTAGGAGTATTTAACTGCTAGGTAACATTAAGATGAAGTGATGATACCTCCACCAGGGAGTGAAAGGCTCGCTCTCTGTCATCCCTCATGAACAATCATAAACTCACCCCAGCTTCAGCCAACAGGTGAAACACTGTTTAAGTCTATATAACGGCTTGTCTCATGGGAGAGAGAACACCGGAATAGGTTAGACTTTCTTGCTATAGCAAGCTCAAATTGTGTCAGACAGTTTCCATCATCTGCCACAGAGTGTTGCTTGCAGTGCTCAAGTTTAATGAACAAGGCCCTCTTTACCAAACAATGTCAGTAAAAAGATCCTTTGCTGGGTTTCCATCAGAATTTTAGTCATTACTTCATCTACCCTAAGATAATCTGCCTTGATATGGCACAGTTTAATTGGCAGCCGATTTTTCACCTTTAATGGTAATTAACAATACACTTTTGAAAGATAGCTTAGATTCGGTAAAATATAGTGCAAAGACTAAAAGGTTCCTTAcgttgtttttctgagacagagtcaccgttgcccaggctggagtgcagtggcaagatctcagctcagcgcaacctctgcctccaaggttcaagtgatactcatgcctcagccacctgagtagctgggattacaggagcacaccatcacactctgctaattttgtatttttagtagacaggtttcactatgttggccaggctggtcctgaactcctggcctcaagctcaccttggcctcccaaaatgccgggaatACAAGCATGACATGATGCCCAGTCTCCCTTACATTCCTATTACAAGAAAACCTTCCATTTTGTTCCCAACAGTTAGTTTACTTTATGTTAGGATCTTAGGAGTTCATCACAGAAGACTCACCAGGTGGGTTTTTGAGAATGAATGTGCAGAGTTTATGATGTGTGTCAAGCATGCCTCGATAGCCACAGGCTTTACAAGAATTACCTATTGTTTGCTTCTTTGGATTGACATGCTGccaaaaaaataacaagtatGTTATCCACaacataaacatgaaaatatctaATCAGAAGACATCTAAACTACAGACAGCTTCACATCTAAAGGAAACTTTTTTCACAGtgatctactttaaaaaaaaagaacagaagtatCTCCAAAACTGGAGGTTTTGTCTTTGACTTATATTTGCTGCCTTCTCACGAAGGTGACTTAACGGTAACAAAAGTAGGCATATGGCTTTTTCTTTTGACAACCACAAAAGCACTTACCAAATCTGTTTCAGGATTCTCACATTCAGGACAGAgaacaaattttttaatgaatccATCCAACATGTCTTGCAGCTTATTCGCCTCATGAGATCCATTGACAATGTAACGGTCATTCTTAACATCAAACTGGGTCTGTGCTCCCAGCTCACAACCAAAATATTTGGTGGGATCTATTTGAATGAAAGAGGAATTTGGATCGTTACAGTTAACTAAATCTTTGGTTATTCACCCACATTTGtacccacacttttttttttttttgagatggagtctgtcacccaggctggagtgcaacagcatggtctcagctccccacaacctcggcctcctgggttcaagcgattctcctgcttcagcctcctgagcagctgggactaca
Encoded proteins:
- the EIF5 gene encoding eukaryotic translation initiation factor 5 isoform X1: MSVNVNRSVSDQFYRYKMPRLIAKVEGKGNGIKTVIVNMVDVAKALNRPPTYPTKYFGCELGAQTQFDVKNDRYIVNGSHEANKLQDMLDGFIKKFVLCPECENPETDLHVNPKKQTIGNSCKACGYRGMLDTHHKLCTFILKNPPENSDSGTGKKEKEKKNRKGKDKENGSVSSSETPPPPPPPNEISPPPHTVEEEEDDDWGEDTTEEAQRRRMDEISDHAKVLTLSDDLERTIEERVNILFDFVKKKKEEGIIDSSDKEIVAEAERLDVKAMGPLVLTEVLFNEKIREQIKKYRRHFLRFCHNNKKAQRYLLHGLECVVAMHQAQLISKIPHILKEMYDADLLEEEVIISWSEKASKKYVSKELAKEIRVKAEPFIKWLKEAEEESSGGEEEDEDENIEVVYSKTASVPKVETVKSDNKDDDIDIDAI
- the EIF5 gene encoding eukaryotic translation initiation factor 5 isoform X2; protein product: MSVNVNRSVSDQFYRYKMPRLIAKVEGKGNGIKTVIVNMVDVAKALNRPPTYPTKYFGCELGAQTQFDVKNDRYIVNGSHEANKLQDMLDGFIKKFVLCPECENPETDLHVNPKKQTIGNSCKACGYRGMLDTHHKLCTFILKNPPENSDSGTGKKEKEKKNRKGKDKENGSVSSSETPPPPPPPNEISPPPHTVEEEEDDDWGEDTTEEAQRRRMDEISDHAKVLTLSDDLERTIEERVNILFDFVKKKKEEGIIDSSDKEIVAEAERLDVKAMGPLVLTEVLFNEKIREQIKKYRRHFLRASKKYVSKELAKEIRVKAEPFIKWLKEAEEESSGGEEEDEDENIEVVYSKTASVPKVETVKSDNKDDDIDIDAI